The Mesobacillus jeotgali genome window below encodes:
- a CDS encoding ADP-ribosylglycohydrolase family protein — MSKKDTFIASLLGGAVGDALGYRVEFMKMHEIKWRFGEEGITDLVIDDYAGKALISDDTQMTLFTADGMIWAYDRMSERGIGSYAGSGVYQSYLRWLYTQTKSLPDEHYGWLLDPQPHEVNGSILEHKELFSPRAPGNTCLSALESNKMGTMWNPINTSKGCGGVMRVAPVGLFLHKDPAQAFEVAAEIAAITHGHPSGFLASGALAVIIAELLNGKSIDESAQSAMVILKKYPQHEETLAAMESAIELAGSEEKPVTAITKLGQGWVAEEALAISLYCAMKESDFKKALILAVNHDGDSDSTGAICGNILGASYGLEAIPEEWANQVELKELIADTASRLYDRYIKM; from the coding sequence TGGTGATGCTCTTGGTTATAGAGTTGAGTTCATGAAGATGCATGAGATTAAGTGGAGATTCGGTGAAGAGGGAATTACGGATTTAGTGATTGATGATTATGCTGGAAAAGCGCTGATTTCGGATGATACTCAGATGACGTTGTTCACTGCAGATGGCATGATCTGGGCTTATGACCGCATGAGTGAGCGCGGGATTGGCAGCTATGCGGGGAGCGGTGTCTATCAATCGTATCTGCGCTGGCTTTATACCCAGACGAAGAGTTTGCCGGATGAGCATTATGGCTGGCTGCTTGACCCCCAGCCTCATGAAGTGAACGGAAGTATTTTAGAACATAAGGAATTGTTTTCACCAAGAGCTCCTGGAAACACGTGCTTATCGGCGCTAGAAAGCAATAAAATGGGAACGATGTGGAATCCGATTAACACCAGCAAAGGCTGCGGCGGAGTCATGCGTGTTGCGCCGGTGGGGTTATTTTTACATAAAGACCCTGCTCAAGCATTCGAGGTGGCTGCGGAGATCGCTGCGATTACTCACGGTCATCCGTCGGGTTTTTTAGCATCCGGGGCGCTGGCCGTCATCATCGCTGAGCTCCTAAATGGTAAAAGCATTGATGAAAGTGCCCAGAGTGCAATGGTGATTCTAAAAAAGTATCCTCAGCATGAAGAAACCTTGGCCGCGATGGAGAGTGCGATCGAGCTTGCCGGCAGTGAGGAGAAACCGGTAACTGCCATTACAAAGCTAGGCCAGGGCTGGGTTGCGGAGGAAGCACTCGCAATTTCACTCTACTGTGCAATGAAGGAATCTGATTTCAAGAAGGCTTTGATCCTCGCTGTCAATCATGATGGAGACAGTGACTCAACCGGTGCGATCTGCGGGAATATTCTCGGTGCCAGCTATGGCCTCGAAGCTATACCAGAAGAGTGGGCCAATCAAGTGGAACTCAAAGAATTGATTGCCGATACAGCGAGCAGATTATATGATAGATATATAAAGATGTAG
- a CDS encoding 2OG-Fe(II) oxygenase, giving the protein MDAVDLTVKEPTIFNHIGNKIKTDDREINIIARMEEPLIVILGNVLSDEECDELMKLSKDKLQRSKIGNTREVDELRTSSSTFIEEAENDVVARVEHRISQIMGIPNEHGEGLQILNYKIGQEYKAHFDFFSSNVSNPRISTLVMYLNDVEQGGETYFPKLNFAVSPQKGMAVYFEYFYDNQDLNDLTLHGGAPVVIGDKWAATQWMRRKRVK; this is encoded by the coding sequence ATGGATGCTGTTGATTTAACTGTAAAGGAACCAACGATTTTTAATCATATCGGGAACAAAATCAAAACCGACGATCGTGAAATCAACATAATTGCTAGAATGGAAGAACCGTTAATCGTCATTTTGGGTAATGTACTGAGTGACGAGGAATGCGATGAGCTTATGAAGCTGTCGAAGGACAAGCTGCAGCGCTCGAAAATCGGGAATACCCGTGAAGTGGATGAACTGAGGACTAGCAGCAGTACGTTCATTGAAGAAGCTGAAAATGATGTTGTTGCACGAGTGGAACATAGGATTTCGCAAATTATGGGCATTCCGAATGAACATGGAGAAGGCCTGCAAATCTTGAATTATAAAATTGGCCAGGAATACAAGGCACATTTTGACTTTTTCTCGTCAAATGTCAGCAACCCACGGATTAGCACATTGGTCATGTACTTGAACGATGTCGAGCAGGGAGGAGAAACTTACTTCCCTAAGCTTAATTTTGCTGTATCTCCGCAAAAGGGCATGGCCGTTTATTTTGAATATTTTTATGACAACCAGGACTTGAATGATTTGACCCTGCATGGCGGAGCTCCAGTCGTGATCGGCGACAAATGGGCCGCAACACAGTGGATGAGAAGAAAAAGAGTGAAATAG
- a CDS encoding bifunctional NUDIX hydrolase family protein/GNAT family N-acetyltransferase, with product MELWNIYDQYRHMTDRIHERGQEMKAGDYHLVVHVWIVNDDGQFLIQRRQPWKIGFPNMWDCSAAGSAVMGDDSEQAAIREVKEEIGIDLEIEKGERIFTVRFSQGFDDIWLVRQNVAIEELQLQEEEVSEARWASEEEIKEMVENGEFIPFNYFDQLFEIIHSRISLKKASIEDAEELLALQREVFMPLYKKYNDHETSPVTQTMERFTARFERGTYFKILFEGELAGSVFVYEKSPGLMRLHIINILEKHHNKGIAQAVMKRLELMYPEADTWELDTILTEERNCYLYEKMGYKRIGEAKVINQNLTIIRYRKDSNLSKIVSI from the coding sequence ATGGAACTATGGAATATTTACGACCAATACAGGCATATGACGGATCGGATTCATGAAAGAGGGCAGGAGATGAAGGCTGGGGATTATCATCTTGTTGTTCATGTCTGGATTGTGAATGATGACGGCCAGTTTCTGATTCAAAGGAGGCAGCCGTGGAAAATTGGCTTCCCGAATATGTGGGACTGTTCGGCAGCGGGGTCTGCGGTCATGGGTGATGATAGTGAGCAGGCCGCCATCCGGGAGGTAAAGGAAGAGATCGGAATCGACCTGGAAATTGAAAAAGGCGAACGAATCTTCACAGTGAGATTTTCGCAGGGCTTCGATGACATCTGGCTGGTTCGGCAAAATGTTGCGATTGAAGAGCTGCAACTCCAGGAAGAGGAAGTGTCTGAAGCGAGATGGGCAAGTGAAGAGGAAATAAAGGAGATGGTTGAGAATGGTGAGTTCATTCCTTTCAACTATTTCGATCAGTTATTTGAAATCATCCATTCACGCATCAGCTTGAAAAAAGCTTCAATTGAGGATGCTGAGGAACTTTTAGCTCTGCAGCGAGAAGTTTTCATGCCTTTGTATAAAAAGTACAATGACCATGAAACCAGCCCGGTGACCCAAACGATGGAGAGATTCACGGCCAGGTTCGAACGGGGCACTTATTTTAAAATCCTCTTTGAGGGTGAGCTGGCGGGAAGTGTCTTTGTTTATGAAAAATCCCCTGGATTGATGAGGCTGCATATTATCAACATCCTTGAAAAACACCATAATAAAGGGATTGCCCAGGCCGTCATGAAACGGCTGGAACTCATGTACCCGGAAGCAGATACATGGGAGCTGGATACCATCCTGACAGAAGAGCGCAACTGTTATTTGTATGAGAAGATGGGGTACAAACGAATCGGAGAAGCGAAGGTCATTAACCAAAACCTGACGATCATCCGCTACCGTAAAGACTCAAACTTGTCCAAAATTGTGAGCATCTAG
- a CDS encoding calcium/sodium antiporter: MTYVLLAIGFALLIKGADYFVEGSSKIAALLRVPPLLVGLTIVAFGTSSPEATVSIIAAMEGSSDVSLGNVIGSNIFNITLVVGVTAMINPLAVETMTIRKEIPFTLLASVALAVVANDIALDMANINLIGRSEGFILLLFFMIFLYYIIEIALNNREPASAVSQVTSKGTWGKNILFTLAGLAAIIFGGDLVVDHATEIALSLGMSETLVGLTIVAVGTSLPELITSITAALKKKSEIALGNIVGSNIFNILFVLGASATISPLAVNDKIFTDIALMIILTAVLLIFSRSKFKISKVEGAILAAGYIAYLVYIILRN, encoded by the coding sequence TTGACTTATGTCCTATTAGCTATAGGATTTGCTTTGCTCATTAAAGGAGCGGACTATTTTGTTGAGGGTTCGTCAAAAATTGCCGCACTGCTCAGGGTTCCTCCCCTGTTGGTTGGTTTGACGATTGTCGCTTTCGGAACAAGTTCACCGGAAGCAACCGTCAGTATCATTGCGGCAATGGAAGGCAGCAGCGATGTTTCTCTTGGAAATGTCATCGGGAGCAATATCTTCAATATCACGCTTGTTGTCGGAGTCACAGCCATGATCAACCCGCTTGCTGTTGAAACAATGACAATCCGGAAAGAAATACCGTTCACCCTGCTGGCAAGTGTAGCGCTGGCTGTTGTCGCAAATGATATAGCACTCGATATGGCTAACATCAATTTGATTGGCAGAAGCGAAGGCTTTATCCTGCTTCTCTTCTTCATGATTTTCCTTTATTACATCATCGAAATTGCCTTGAATAACCGTGAACCAGCATCGGCGGTGTCCCAAGTTACCAGCAAAGGAACTTGGGGAAAGAATATTCTCTTCACTCTTGCCGGCCTCGCTGCCATTATCTTTGGCGGTGACCTGGTAGTTGATCATGCAACAGAAATTGCTCTTTCCCTCGGGATGAGTGAAACTCTTGTTGGCCTGACGATTGTGGCCGTCGGTACCTCATTGCCAGAATTAATCACATCAATTACCGCCGCTTTGAAAAAGAAAAGCGAAATTGCACTCGGCAATATTGTCGGAAGCAATATCTTTAACATCCTGTTCGTCCTGGGCGCTTCAGCTACCATCTCGCCGCTCGCTGTCAATGATAAGATCTTCACAGACATCGCCTTGATGATCATTCTGACAGCGGTCCTGCTGATCTTCTCCAGATCGAAATTCAAGATTTCAAAAGTAGAGGGAGCCATACTAGCAGCAGGTTATATCGCATACCTGGTTTATATTATTTTGCGGAATTAA
- a CDS encoding peptide MFS transporter — protein sequence MSNLNRQKIVDSVPQTGFFGHPKGLFTLFFTEFWERFSYYGMRAILVFYMYYEVSKGGLGLDETLALSIMSIYGSLVYMSGVIGGWLADRIFGTSRAVFYGGILIMLGHIALAIPGSVTMFFVSMILIVIGTGLLKPNVSTVVGEMYSENDARRDAGFTIFYMGINAGAFLAPLIVGAVSDAYNFHYGFAIAAFGMFLGLVVFVLTKKKNLGLAGTAVPNPLSPSEKKKTYTIIAVAIVAIGILSAILIPAGLLTFESFINLVTILGILIPTAYFIVMYRSPKTTEVERSRVLAYIPLFLAAVMFWAIQEQGSTILANYADKRTQLEFAGISISPAWFQSLNPLFIIIFAPIFAGLWVKMGDRQPSIPKKFSFSLMFAGLSFLVILIPGYFTGSDALVSPLWLVLSYLIVVFGELLISPVGLSATTKLAPAAFSAQTMSLWFLASAAAQAINAQIVKFYSAETEMAYFGTIGGASIVLGIILFIMSPKIQGYMKGIK from the coding sequence ATGTCAAACCTAAATAGGCAGAAAATTGTGGACAGTGTCCCGCAAACTGGATTCTTCGGACATCCCAAAGGACTTTTCACTCTTTTCTTCACAGAATTCTGGGAGCGCTTTTCTTACTATGGAATGAGAGCGATCCTCGTATTCTACATGTATTATGAAGTTTCAAAAGGCGGATTGGGCCTAGATGAAACACTCGCATTATCCATCATGTCCATCTACGGATCACTCGTATATATGTCTGGTGTTATCGGCGGATGGCTTGCTGACCGTATTTTCGGTACTTCACGAGCTGTATTCTATGGTGGAATCCTGATCATGCTTGGACACATTGCGCTTGCAATTCCTGGAAGTGTAACCATGTTCTTCGTCTCCATGATCCTGATCGTCATCGGTACAGGTCTTCTGAAGCCAAACGTATCGACTGTCGTTGGTGAAATGTATAGCGAAAACGACGCTCGTCGGGACGCTGGTTTCACTATTTTCTACATGGGAATCAACGCAGGTGCATTCCTTGCGCCACTGATTGTTGGAGCAGTATCTGATGCTTACAACTTCCATTACGGCTTTGCTATTGCCGCATTCGGTATGTTCCTTGGACTAGTTGTTTTTGTCCTGACAAAGAAAAAGAACCTTGGCCTTGCTGGAACAGCAGTGCCAAACCCGCTTTCACCTTCTGAAAAGAAGAAAACTTATACGATCATTGCTGTTGCAATCGTCGCTATCGGTATTTTAAGTGCTATTTTAATTCCTGCAGGACTTTTAACATTCGAAAGCTTTATTAACCTTGTTACAATCCTAGGTATCTTAATTCCGACTGCGTACTTTATCGTCATGTACCGCAGCCCGAAAACAACAGAAGTCGAACGTTCTCGCGTTCTTGCTTATATTCCTTTATTCCTGGCAGCTGTCATGTTCTGGGCAATCCAGGAGCAGGGATCAACCATCCTTGCAAACTATGCGGACAAGCGTACGCAATTAGAATTCGCTGGTATCTCCATTTCCCCAGCTTGGTTCCAGTCGCTTAACCCGCTATTCATCATCATTTTTGCACCGATTTTCGCAGGACTTTGGGTGAAAATGGGGGACCGCCAGCCATCAATTCCTAAGAAATTCTCATTCTCATTGATGTTCGCTGGTCTTTCATTCCTTGTCATCCTGATTCCTGGATACTTCACAGGTTCAGATGCACTAGTCAGCCCATTATGGCTTGTACTTAGCTACCTGATCGTCGTATTTGGTGAATTGCTGATCTCACCTGTTGGTCTTTCAGCAACAACTAAACTGGCACCTGCTGCTTTCTCTGCACAAACGATGAGCCTCTGGTTCCTTGCAAGTGCTGCAGCACAAGCAATCAACGCACAAATCGTTAAATTCTACTCTGCTGAAACAGAGATGGCTTACTTCGGTACAATCGGTGGAGCATCCATCGTACTAGGTATCATCCTGTTCATCATGTCTCCGAAGATTCAAGGATACATGAAGGGAATCAAGTAA
- a CDS encoding DUF305 domain-containing protein gives MKNNYGRFALMVLTSTVIMFILMYLNAYSIDHVFFSETRLYMALIMGGVMAIVMLAFMLKMYTNKKVNISIFAGSALLIAVSLFLVRSQTTVDDTSWMKAMIPHHSIAILTSERAKIEDPRVKKLADEIIKAQRKEISEMKTLIKDLEEKE, from the coding sequence ATGAAAAATAACTATGGCAGATTTGCCCTGATGGTTTTGACTTCCACGGTCATCATGTTCATTCTGATGTATTTGAATGCCTATAGTATTGATCATGTCTTCTTCAGTGAAACAAGATTGTACATGGCCTTGATCATGGGTGGTGTGATGGCGATTGTGATGCTCGCGTTCATGCTAAAAATGTATACTAACAAGAAAGTGAACATCAGCATATTCGCCGGCAGTGCCTTGTTGATTGCGGTTTCGCTTTTCCTGGTACGCAGCCAGACAACAGTCGATGATACATCATGGATGAAAGCGATGATCCCTCACCACTCCATTGCCATCCTGACAAGTGAGCGTGCCAAAATAGAGGATCCCCGGGTGAAAAAATTAGCTGATGAAATTATCAAGGCACAGCGTAAAGAAATCAGTGAAATGAAGACGCTGATCAAGGACCTTGAAGAGAAAGAATAG
- a CDS encoding DUF5667 domain-containing protein has protein sequence MVDLNEVSLIPGDFFYFVKVITEKIRLAVTFDDYKEAKLLAEFAAERIAEANALIAEGKVAEAEELLKEAVSIQEFAEEKLPEADNESETEEESTEGTQEEAAEGTEGGETETTEETDGELTEPTEDLVESKLANNLDSLLAVLAKVENPAAQQAIMKNIQKSFEKMEKRFKKLEEADAKFAEKMAKIEEKLASGQISTEEADREKTKLEEELENKVEKIEEEEARDVEEVNNEAAKATEEAEREDEKKEQEEVKKAEEKQNETAKKAEEKQREAEEKQREAAKKAEEKQREAVKKAEEKQREAEKKAEEKQREAAKKAEEKQREEAKKAEEKKREEEKKDKDNE, from the coding sequence GTGGTGGATTTGAATGAAGTTTCATTGATTCCCGGGGATTTCTTTTATTTCGTAAAAGTCATTACTGAAAAAATTCGTCTTGCAGTAACATTTGATGATTATAAAGAAGCGAAACTATTAGCAGAATTTGCGGCAGAACGAATTGCTGAAGCAAATGCATTAATTGCTGAAGGAAAAGTTGCTGAAGCGGAAGAGCTTTTAAAAGAGGCTGTATCAATCCAGGAATTCGCTGAAGAAAAATTGCCTGAAGCTGATAATGAGTCAGAAACCGAAGAAGAAAGTACAGAAGGCACTCAAGAAGAGGCGGCAGAAGGAACTGAGGGTGGAGAGACAGAAACGACTGAAGAAACTGATGGTGAATTGACAGAGCCAACGGAAGACTTGGTAGAAAGCAAGCTTGCCAACAACTTAGACTCTCTTTTAGCTGTTTTAGCAAAGGTTGAAAATCCTGCTGCTCAACAGGCGATCATGAAAAATATCCAAAAGTCATTTGAAAAAATGGAAAAGAGATTCAAGAAGCTAGAAGAAGCTGATGCTAAATTCGCAGAAAAAATGGCGAAAATAGAAGAAAAGCTAGCAAGCGGACAAATTTCAACTGAAGAAGCAGACCGTGAGAAAACAAAGCTTGAAGAAGAGCTAGAAAATAAAGTGGAAAAGATCGAGGAAGAAGAAGCAAGAGATGTTGAAGAAGTAAACAATGAAGCAGCAAAAGCAACTGAGGAAGCAGAAAGAGAAGATGAGAAAAAAGAACAGGAAGAAGTAAAGAAAGCAGAAGAGAAGCAGAACGAAACAGCTAAGAAAGCTGAAGAAAAACAGCGTGAGGCAGAAGAGAAGCAGCGCGAAGCAGCTAAAAAGGCAGAAGAAAAGCAGCGTGAAGCTGTAAAGAAAGCAGAAGAGAAACAACGCGAGGCTGAAAAGAAAGCGGAAGAGAAGCAGCGTGAAGCAGCTAAGAAAGCAGAAGAAAAACAGCGAGAAGAAGCTAAAAAAGCTGAAGAGAAAAAGCGTGAAGAAGAAAAGAAAGATAAAGACAACGAATAA
- a CDS encoding amidase family protein: protein MEGFNYKGYDGLGLAELVKKKEIQPIELVEEAIALTDSLNPKMNAVINKMYEQARKAAIRELTGVFAGVPMLLKDISQEIEGEPITAGSKAFLTYRAKVDSEYTRRLRQTGVVFLGQTNVPEFALVAVTEPAHYGPTRNPWNLDHTPGGSSGGSAAAVASGIVPIAGANDGGGSIRIPAAYCGLFGLKPTRGRTPVGPNYGRAWQGASAEHVLTRTVRDSAAMLDVLHGHERAGAFSAPPFEGSYLTAAATPLGKKLRIAFSVKSPIGTEVDADCREGVLKTVRLLESMGHHVEEVEAPVDGDKIAKSYLTMYFGETAALLASLEEVLGRKATAADVEPTTWLLGLLGKATSAEEFVLSLREWDRAALQMETFHETYDFYITPTTAHHPAKIGELEPSSSEKFLISTVGKLGIGGVLKKAGIVDQIAQKNLARTPFTQLANLTGQPAMSLPLHQTKNGLPVGVQVMAARGKEDWLFQLAGELEESELWQDVRKNPLF, encoded by the coding sequence ATGGAGGGGTTCAATTACAAGGGATATGACGGGCTTGGACTTGCGGAACTGGTAAAAAAGAAAGAGATTCAGCCCATTGAACTGGTTGAGGAAGCAATCGCTTTGACAGATTCATTGAATCCAAAAATGAATGCAGTCATCAACAAAATGTACGAGCAGGCAAGAAAGGCAGCAATAAGAGAATTGACAGGCGTTTTTGCAGGTGTGCCTATGCTTCTTAAGGATATCTCGCAGGAGATTGAAGGAGAACCGATCACGGCTGGATCAAAGGCTTTTTTAACATACCGGGCAAAAGTAGATTCAGAGTATACTAGACGCCTGCGACAGACAGGTGTGGTTTTCCTGGGCCAGACGAATGTGCCTGAGTTTGCCCTGGTGGCGGTGACGGAACCTGCTCATTACGGACCGACGCGCAATCCGTGGAATCTGGACCATACTCCAGGCGGATCCAGCGGGGGTTCGGCAGCGGCTGTTGCCTCGGGAATCGTTCCGATTGCCGGTGCCAATGATGGCGGAGGATCGATACGCATCCCGGCTGCCTACTGCGGATTATTCGGGCTGAAGCCTACCCGAGGCCGTACGCCAGTTGGGCCGAACTACGGCCGGGCATGGCAGGGGGCATCTGCTGAACATGTCCTTACTCGTACAGTCAGGGACAGCGCGGCCATGCTCGATGTTCTTCACGGTCATGAACGTGCAGGCGCGTTTTCTGCTCCGCCTTTTGAAGGCAGCTATCTAACAGCTGCAGCAACTCCTCTTGGTAAAAAGCTCCGGATTGCTTTTTCGGTAAAATCTCCGATTGGAACGGAGGTGGATGCTGATTGCAGGGAGGGTGTCCTGAAAACGGTGCGGCTGCTTGAATCAATGGGTCACCATGTTGAAGAAGTGGAAGCGCCAGTGGACGGAGATAAAATCGCGAAAAGCTATTTGACGATGTATTTCGGCGAAACGGCAGCACTTTTAGCCTCATTAGAGGAAGTGCTTGGACGAAAAGCGACTGCCGCTGATGTGGAGCCAACGACCTGGCTGCTTGGCCTGCTTGGCAAGGCCACATCTGCAGAAGAATTCGTTTTGAGTCTAAGAGAATGGGATCGGGCTGCACTGCAAATGGAAACCTTCCATGAAACCTATGACTTTTACATCACACCAACAACCGCTCATCACCCTGCGAAAATTGGAGAGCTTGAGCCGTCATCATCTGAAAAGTTCCTGATCAGTACTGTCGGCAAGCTCGGAATCGGCGGCGTATTGAAGAAGGCGGGAATCGTCGACCAGATTGCCCAAAAGAATCTCGCACGAACGCCATTCACCCAGCTCGCCAATTTGACAGGCCAGCCAGCGATGTCGCTGCCGCTGCACCAGACAAAAAACGGCCTGCCAGTCGGTGTACAGGTGATGGCAGCCAGAGGCAAAGAGGATTGGCTTTTCCAATTGGCAGGGGAGCTTGAGGAGTCTGAATTATGGCAGGATGTAAGGAAAAACCCATTATTCTAA
- a CDS encoding DUF4385 domain-containing protein — translation MPFNYDLNFDEIDFREQPELYRVGRGEQGVLLVEPYKSEILPHWRFKTPDIARESSEKIYVMFLDYKAKNDFVGMDMARKFLQMGYTRARRYTNYKGGRKYDEDGKVKERQNDPVKAESAAIFMEKWKQARTDKEYLEMKKDHQRKYG, via the coding sequence ATGCCTTTCAATTATGACCTAAATTTTGATGAGATTGATTTCCGCGAGCAGCCTGAGCTGTACCGGGTGGGCAGGGGCGAACAGGGCGTTCTGCTGGTCGAGCCGTATAAAAGCGAAATCCTGCCGCATTGGCGCTTTAAGACTCCGGACATCGCCAGGGAATCGTCTGAAAAAATATATGTGATGTTTTTGGATTATAAAGCGAAAAATGATTTTGTCGGCATGGATATGGCGAGGAAATTCCTGCAAATGGGCTACACTCGCGCTCGCCGCTATACAAATTATAAGGGCGGCAGAAAATATGATGAGGACGGCAAGGTGAAGGAACGGCAGAATGATCCAGTGAAGGCCGAGTCTGCAGCAATCTTCATGGAAAAATGGAAACAGGCCAGAACCGATAAAGAATATCTTGAGATGAAAAAGGACCACCAGAGGAAATATGGATAA
- a CDS encoding glycerol-3-phosphate dehydrogenase/oxidase, translating into MRFSNLDRKNIVTKLKNETFDVLVIGGGITGAGIALDAATRGMNIALLEMQDFAAGTSSRSTKLVHGGLRYLKQFEVKMVAEVGKERAIVYENGPHVTTPEWMLLPFHKGGTFGSFSTSIGLRVYDFLAGVKRSERRKMFSAAETLAKEPLVKKDGLKGGGYYVEYRTDDARLTIEVMKQAVDKGATPLNYSKVKNLIYKNGIVAGVLVQDLLTGEEYEVHAKKVVNATGPWVDGIREMDDSKKGKTLKLSKGVHIVIDQSRFPLKQAIYFDTPDGRMVFAIPRDGKTYVGTTDTFYNENPINPGMTEEDRSYLLKAIQYMFPDVNVTEKDVESSWAGVRPLIHEDGKAPSEISRKDEIWESDSKLITIAGGKLTGYRKMAETIVDLLADKFDREYGLSFPGCQTKNLPISGGDVGGSANLDSFVEKQLEEGIKAGFTKDEARRLAYQYGSNAPTLFQLAAEYKKEADQYGLPLELFAKLIYGIQYEAAATPVDFFNRRTGAVLFDIHLVHNFKENVINFMRDQFSWSEQQTEAFTLELEGALNEAVIPVK; encoded by the coding sequence ATGAGATTCTCAAATCTCGACCGTAAAAATATAGTAACGAAACTGAAAAATGAAACATTCGATGTCCTTGTGATTGGCGGCGGCATTACCGGTGCCGGCATAGCGCTGGATGCTGCAACTAGAGGAATGAATATTGCTCTGTTGGAAATGCAGGATTTTGCGGCAGGCACCTCAAGCCGTTCTACAAAGCTCGTGCACGGCGGCCTGCGTTATTTAAAGCAATTCGAAGTAAAGATGGTGGCTGAAGTCGGCAAGGAACGTGCGATTGTGTATGAAAATGGACCGCATGTCACGACACCAGAATGGATGCTGCTCCCCTTCCATAAGGGCGGAACATTCGGCAGTTTCAGCACCTCTATCGGCCTGAGGGTGTATGACTTTTTGGCTGGCGTTAAAAGATCGGAGCGCAGGAAAATGTTCAGCGCGGCTGAAACTTTAGCAAAGGAACCGCTGGTAAAAAAAGACGGATTGAAGGGCGGCGGCTATTATGTGGAATACCGCACCGATGATGCCCGCCTGACAATCGAGGTCATGAAGCAGGCTGTGGATAAAGGCGCGACGCCATTGAACTATTCCAAAGTTAAAAACCTTATTTATAAAAATGGCATTGTTGCAGGCGTCCTGGTACAGGATCTTTTAACAGGCGAGGAATACGAAGTCCATGCTAAAAAAGTGGTGAATGCTACTGGCCCATGGGTGGATGGAATCCGTGAAATGGATGATTCGAAAAAAGGAAAAACACTCAAGCTGTCAAAAGGTGTCCATATCGTCATTGATCAGTCACGCTTCCCGCTTAAGCAAGCGATCTATTTTGACACACCTGATGGACGGATGGTCTTCGCGATTCCGCGCGATGGCAAAACCTATGTCGGCACGACCGATACTTTTTACAATGAAAATCCGATTAATCCTGGCATGACGGAAGAAGACAGAAGCTATTTGCTAAAAGCGATTCAATACATGTTCCCAGATGTGAATGTTACGGAAAAAGATGTTGAATCCAGCTGGGCTGGCGTCAGGCCGCTGATCCACGAGGATGGCAAGGCACCTTCTGAAATCTCCAGGAAAGATGAAATCTGGGAATCAGATTCAAAACTGATCACCATTGCTGGCGGGAAATTGACTGGCTATCGTAAAATGGCCGAAACGATTGTCGACCTGCTTGCCGACAAGTTCGATAGAGAATATGGACTCAGCTTCCCTGGCTGCCAGACGAAGAATCTGCCGATTTCAGGCGGAGATGTCGGCGGTTCTGCCAACCTTGACTCTTTTGTGGAAAAACAGCTTGAAGAAGGTATTAAGGCTGGCTTTACTAAAGATGAAGCCCGCCGTCTGGCATACCAGTACGGATCAAACGCCCCTACTCTGTTCCAGTTAGCTGCTGAATACAAAAAGGAAGCAGATCAATATGGCCTGCCATTGGAGTTGTTCGCAAAATTGATTTATGGCATCCAATATGAAGCGGCAGCAACGCCAGTCGACTTCTTCAACAGGCGCACAGGAGCGGTTTTATTTGATATCCACCTTGTGCATAACTTCAAGGAAAATGTTATTAACTTCATGCGTGACCAATTCAGCTGGAGCGAGCAGCAAACAGAAGCCTTTACTTTGGAGCTTGAAGGAGCTTTAAATGAAGCAGTGATCCCGGTAAAATAA